One window of Amaranthus tricolor cultivar Red isolate AtriRed21 chromosome 13, ASM2621246v1, whole genome shotgun sequence genomic DNA carries:
- the LOC130798209 gene encoding uncharacterized protein LOC130798209 gives MEVGNVAPLRYGVSTSQRKYTQLLCVILIIILLLALLIIAITILIAFKYADTPQFHVKTIEISAFTVKSINPSVLSTNIDVFFNTYNKNMLLGLDLWNVVMETTWNENEIGARLRRTQKMHHFTQGYKTISFLRMNAKAEFQITNTTNGNIKKEDMKLDLILRGELTYYSGILWSLRRRFMVLCNGVSILSSNATCKTKLFYSNNI, from the exons ATGGAGGTTGGGAATGTTGCACCCTTAAGATATGGTGTCTCAACCTCCCAACGAAAATATACACAGCTCCTTTGCGTaatccttattattattcttttgctTGCCCTACTTATTATAGCTATCACCATCTTAATTGCGTTTAAATACGCAGACACGCCTCAATTTCATGTAAAAACCATTGAAATTTCAGCATTTACCGTAAAAAGTATAAATCCATCGGTACTATCAACTAATATTGATGTGTTTTTTAATACATATAACAAAAACATGTTATTAGGGTTAGATCTTTGGAATGTGGTTATGGAAACTACATGGAATGAGAATGAGATTGGGGCACGTTTACGAAGAACACAAAAAATGCATCATTTTACACAAGGTTATAAAACTATATCTTTTTTAAGGATGAATGCTAAAGCCGAATTTCAAATCACAAATACTACTAATGGTAATATTAAAAAGGAAGATATGAAGCTTGATTTGATTTTAAGAGGGGAACTTACTTATTATTCGGGTATTTTGTGGTCTCTACGACGTCGTTTTATGGTTCTCTGTAACGGTGTTTCTATCCTTTCCTCGAATGCCACTtgtaaaacaaaattgttttatAGTAACAATATATG A